From a single Apium graveolens cultivar Ventura chromosome 2, ASM990537v1, whole genome shotgun sequence genomic region:
- the LOC141708808 gene encoding putative F-box protein At1g47730 produces MANVSETSFDDLPSETAVEIFTRLPVKALIRSTSVNKSWYSLITNPKFISAHIKHTISSVNEDVVLVIPHSNVSEEPYASLYSFETGNVIDKYEIPFKTRTNTMQLVGSVNGLLCLTDVNIPYVGRDLHFWNPSVRKYLSIVTSCDHKWKEKDRIFNVVGFGVVEPGEDIRVVRIMYWDQNPGKLVGEFAPVVEVFSLREKKWREIQNTRVPRVASEEIGISVGHMVYWLDCVGRTETHSCTVCLMSFDFRNEVFGLMKLTDDVRYCLGDCASFSLMKFKDSLAICVFEINGSNGIYSQPFYIWLMSHEDGTVSWTPHSKFVYERVQWPLTFTKSGHLLMSRGTNSDRMGLFPLPPCVDASFIESLVMHERGSELLELEICNVSCPGSSLISFW; encoded by the exons ATGGCAAATGTGAGTGAAACATCCTTTGACGATCTTCCTTCAGAAACAGCTGTTGAAATCTTCACAAGACTTCCAGTCAAAGCCCTAATCCGGTCAACCTCGGTCAACAAATCATGGTACTCTCTTATTACAAACCCTAAATTTATTTCAGCTCATATTAAACATACAATCTCTAGTGTTAATGAAGATGTTGTTCTTGTCATTCCTCATTCTAATGTTTCCGAAGAACCGTATGCTTCTTTATATTCATTTGAAACTGGGAATGTTATTGATAAATATGAGATTCCTTTTAAGACTAGGACTAATACAATGCAGTTAGTCGGGTCGGTTAACGGGCTTTTGTGCTTGACTGATGTTAATATTCCGTATGTTGGTCGAGATTTGCATTTCTGGAACCCGTCGGTTAGGAAGTATCTATCGATTGTTACTTCTTGTGATCATAAATGGAAAGAGAAGGACAGAATTTTCAATGTAGTCGGGTTTGGAGTTGTCGAACCTGGTGAAGATATTAGGGTTGTTAGGATTATGTATTGGGACCAAAACCCGGGTAAGCTGGTTGGAGAATTTGCTCCTGTAGTTGAGGTTTTTAGCTTAAGGGAGAAGAAATGGAGGGAGATTCAAAACACCAGGGTTCCTCGAGTTGCAAGTGAAGAAATAGGGATAAGTGTTGGTCATATGGTGTACTGGTTAGATTGTGTAGGACGCACTGAAACCCATTCTTGCACAGTGTGTCTCATGTCATTTGATTTTAGAAATGAGGTGTTTGGGCTAATGAAATTGACAGATGATGTTCGCTATTGTTTAGGAGATTGTGCCTCTTTTAGTCTAATGAAGTTTAAGGATTCACTTGCTATTTGTGTTTTTGAAATAAATGGAAGTAATGGAATATACAGCCAGCCTTTTTATATATGGCTAATGAGTCATGAAGATGGTACCGTTTCCTGGACTCCTCATTCTAAATTTGTATATGAGAGAGTACAATGGCCTTTGACTTTTACAAAGAGCGGACACTTATTAATGTCACGTGGTACAAATTCTGACAGGATGGGTCTTTTTCCTCTTCCTCCTTGTGTAGACGCTTCCTTCATAGAGAGTTTGGTCATGCATGAAAGAGGATCTGAACTGTTGGAACTTGAAATCTGCAACGTGAGTTGCCCCGGATCGTCTTTAATATCCTTCTG GTAA
- the LOC141708809 gene encoding uncharacterized protein LOC141708809, whose translation MRKFVACARYLRSAFRRQSDIVYCGISKRSYFVDTNLKSLYKQSYIADQCLRGHRSFVISRTLYADVSGNAIEELSNSGPSGPLVEYERRIAAGELVDGDACQTGTLKELQRLYDELVELADACRLDRYTASEKSGRSRWLWSRFMPQSSYSPVKGLYLYGGVGTGKTMLMDLFFEQLPSNWRKKRIHFHDFMLTVHSRLQKHRGVADPLEVVAGEISDESILLCLDEFMVTDVADALILNRLFGHLFNNGVILVATSNRAPDNLYERGLQRDLFLPFIATLKERCVAHEIGSSTDYRKMTSAEQGFYFIERYESDILKEKFEQLIGGHSAHPQEVEVVMGRRLLVPLGANGCAYFPFEELCDRPLGAADYFGLFKSFHTLVLDGVPIFGLHNRTAAYRFVTLVDVMYENKARLMCSAEGTPFDLFERIVTISDAQQMAPRTSSRSRKNDDFDLCVDNELGFAKERTISRLTEMNSSEYLEQHAELIAEKWLPQSDSKEAIQA comes from the exons ATGAGAAAATTTGTTGCTTGCGCGAGATATCTTAGATCAGCTTTTCGTCGCCAAAGTGATATAGTTTATTGTGGGATAAGCAAGAGAAGTTATTTTGTTGATACAAATCTCAAGTCGTTGTATAAGCAGTCTTACATTGCTGATCAATGCTTACGCGGACACCGGTCTTTTGTGATATCAAGAACTTTATATGCTGATGTTTCAGGAAATGCTATTGAAG AATTGAGCAATTCCGGTCCTTCTGGCCCTTTGGTGGAGTATGAACGTAGAATTGCTGCAGGGGAACTTGTGGACGGTGATGCTTGCCAG ACAGGAACCTTAAAAGAACTTCAAAGACTTTATGATGAACTTGTCGAATTAGCTGATGCTTGTCGTCTAGATCGGTATACTGCTTCAGAAAAATCAGGAAG GAGTAGGTGGTTATGGTCACGTTTCATGCCACAGTCATCATACTCACCAGTGAAAGGTCTCTATCTATATGGAGGAGTTGGCACCGGAAAAACTATGCTGATGGATTTGTTTTTTGAACAACT GCCTTCAAATTGGAGGAAAAAGAGGATCCATTTTCACGACTTCATGTTGACTGTCCACAGCCGCTTGCAG AAACACAGGGGTGTTGCTGATCCCCTTGAAGTTGTTGCAGGGGAAATTTCTGACGAATCAATTTTGTTGTGTCTAGATGAATTTATG GTTACTGATGTTGCTGATGCGTTAATCCTAAATCGATTGTTTGGACATTTGTTCAATAACGGTGTT ATTCTTGTTGCTACATCAAACCGGGCTCCAGATAACCTTTATGAACGTGGGTTGCAAAGAGATCTTTTTCTACCATTCATTGCCACTTTGAAG GAAAGATGTGTAGCTCATGAGATTGGTTCTTCAACAGACTATCGGAAAATGACTTCG GCTGAGCAAGGATTTTATTTCATCGAAAGATATGAGTCAGACATCCTAAAGGAGAAGTTTGAACAATTGATTGGTGGTCATAGTGCTCATCCGCAAGAGGTGGAAGTTGTTATGGGAAGGAGATTGCTG GTTCCACTTGGTGCTAATGGCTGTGCGTACTTCCCGTTTGAGGAACTTTGTGACAGACCTCTTGGAGCTGCAGATTATTTTGGATTGTTTA AGAGCTTTCATACCTTGGTATTAGATGGTGTACCTATCTTTGGGCTCCACAACAGGACAGCAGCATATCGGTTTGTTACTCTAGTTGAT GTAATGTATGAGAATAAAGCCAGATTAATGTGCTCAGCTGAGGGGACCCCGTTTGACCTCTTTGAGAGGATTGTAACCATATCTGATGCACAACAGATGGCACCTCGAACCTCTTCAAGATCAAGAAAAAATGATGATTTTGATCTTTGTGTGGATAATGAGTTGGGTTTTGCTAAAGAACGCACAATTAGCAG GTTAACAGAGATGAATAGCTCGGAGTATTTGGAGCAGCATGCCGAACTAATAGCAGAGAAGTGGCTCCCTCAAAGTGACAGTAAGGAGGCCATACAAGCATGA
- the LOC141708810 gene encoding putative LRR receptor-like serine/threonine-protein kinase At4g30520 codes for MASYCMTSFFLLLILPFFTLFTCFAFEARNPEVEALISIRSGLIDPHGALNNWDEDSVDPCSWAMITCSPDNLVTSLGAPSQGLSGSLSGKIANLTNLKQVLLQNNNITGEIPVGLGSLHNLQTLDLSNNKLFGQVPESLLLLNSLQYLRLNNNSLSGALPLNLVRVPQLTFLDLSFNNLSGPVPMFPARTFNFLGNTLICGSHVHEGCSGSVTPVPLSFSLNSSSGKRNSKKLAVALGVSLSFVTLILSVSAILLWRKFEQRKQEILNNNGMQEEDLISVGNLRNFTFKELHLATNSFSSKNILGAGGFGNVYKGKLGDGTLVAVKRLKDLNGTTGELQFRTELELISLAVHRNLLRLIGYCATPNERLLVYPYMSNGSVASRLTGKPALDWNARKRIAIGAARGFLYLHEQCDPKIIHRDVKAANILLDDFCEAVVGDFGLAKLLDHGQSHITTAVRGTVGHIAPEYLSTGQSSDKTDVFGFGILLLELITGMRVLELGKTGKTINQKGAMLEWVKRTHEEKKVEVLVDRELGNNYDRIEVGEMVQVSLLCTRYLPAHRPKMSEVVRMLEGDGLAEKWAACHKHNNMNSNPGYSQSRRINMSGDHDHDYSSSMFDMMMDHDHDAHAIELSGPR; via the exons ATGGCTAGCTATTGCATGACCTCCTTCTTCCTATTACTAATCTTGCCATTTTTTACCCTGTTCACTTGTTTTGCTTTTGAAGCTAGAAATCCTGAAG TCGAAGCTCTGATAAGTATAAGAAGTGGGCTTATAGACCCACATGGAGCTTTAAACAACTGGGATGAGGACTCTGTTGATCCATGTAGTTGGGCTATGATCACTTGTTCCCCTGATAATCTCGTTACTTCCTT AGGAGCTCCAAGCCAGGGTTTATCAGGGTCTTTATCTGGGAAAATAGCTAATCTTACAAATCTTAAACAAGT GTTGTTGCAGAACAATAATATTACAGGTGAAATTCCAGTGGGACTAGGCAGTCTTCATAATCTTCAGACATTGGATCTGTCTAATAACAAGCTGTTTGGTCAAGTTCCTGAGTCTTTGCTTCTGCTGAATAGCCTTCAGTATCT AAGATTGAACAACAATAGCTTGTCTGGAGCTCTTCCATTGAATTTGGTCAGAGTCCCCCAGCTTACTTTCCT GGATTTGTCATTCAATAATCTCAGTGGTCCTGTACCTATGTTTCCAGCAAGAACATTCAA TTTTCTGGGGAACACTTTGATTTGCGGAAGCCATGTCCATGAAGGTTGCTCTGGATCAGTTACTCCCGTTCCTCTTTCATTTTCCCTAAATTCTTCCTCCG GTAAACGTAACTCCAAGAAACTAGCAGTTGCTCTTGGGGTCAGTCTCAGCTTTGTTACACTTATTCTATCAGTATCTGCTATTCTCTTGTGGAGGAAATTTGAGCAAAGAAAGCAAGAAATTCTAAACAATAACG GCATGCAAGAAGAGGATCTGATAAGCGTAGGCAACCTAAGGAATTTCACATTTAAGGAGCTCCACCTTGCAACAAACAGTTTCAGTTCAAAGAACATTCTTGGCGCGGGAGGCTTTGGCAACGTCTACAAGGGAAAGCTTGGGGATGGGACATTGGTGGCTGTAAAGCGATTAAAAGACCTGAATGGGACAACTGGGGAATTACAATTTCGAACAGAATTGGAGCTGATAAGCTTAGCTGTTCACCGGAATTTGCTCCGCTTAATAGGATATTGTGCTACCCCGAATGAGAGACTACTTGTGTATCCTTACATGTCCAATGGTAGTGTGGCCTCGAGGCTTACAG GAAAACCAGCACTGGACTGGAATGCTAGGAAGAGAATAGCAATAGGAGCTGCAAGGGGTTTTCTATATTTACACGAGCAATGTGATCCAAAAATAATCCACAGGGATGTGAAGGCAGCTAATATTCTCTTAGACGACTTCTGCGAAGCCGTAGTTGGAGATTTTGGCCTTGCGAAGCTCCTTGACCATGGTCAGTCCCACATCACTACTGCTGTACGTGGCACTGTTGGACACATTGCTCCAGAGTATTTATCCACCGGCCAATCATCTGATAAGACAGATGTGTTTGGTTTTGGCATTCTTTTGTTAGAGCTCATTACAGGGATGAGAGTTCTTGAACTAGGAAAGACGGGGAAGACCATTAATCAGAAAGGGGCTATGCTTGAATGG GTGAAGAGAACACATGAAGAGAAGAAAGTAGAAGTGTTGGTAGATAGGGAACTTGGGAACAACTATGACAGGATAGAAGTGGGAGAAATGGTGCAAGTATCTCTACTATGCACTCGATACCTTCCGGCCCACCGCCCGAAGATGTCCGAAGTGGTCCGGATGCTGGAGGGAGACGGACTAGCGGAAAAATGGGCAGCGTGCCATAAGCATAACAATATGAATTCGAACCCAGGTTACTCGCAGTCACGCCGTATAAACATGTCCGGGGACCATGATCATGACTATTCAAGCAGTATGTTTGACATGATGATGGACCACGACCATGATGCCCATGCTATAGAGCTCTCTGGTCCAAGATAG